The proteins below come from a single Rosa rugosa chromosome 2, drRosRugo1.1, whole genome shotgun sequence genomic window:
- the LOC133734288 gene encoding uncharacterized protein LOC133734288 isoform X2 has translation MEPKLESGRLESATLAKCTYRSVAFLTALYENSKYADICDEICSRFKVLDIGSFELTYAIPDHPNCLLQSDMDVRMMLMCLEMLNIRIVDILVKDRVNSNIEGAGQNHVESAGSNNVPIHTTPMSRTVESHSATGENEHLGNSTSHEDNAYLSQGWREYISHAGQKFEGGVTEFRNKLRMYAIEMGFRFVYTRNDKFRVIAECFKKSEGCNWHIFGASCQANGYFYIRSLNNVHTCTSCTRGPKSKMMSSKIISSVIVDQIREKPTIKPADIVKDFKQQYGLDISYRIAWAGTKLAKSKVHGDESLSYHQLVWYRDALMSTNPGSHCVLESDPGTSRFQRLFVCYGACIEGFQWCRPLLFIDAIFLKSKYKGQLIGATGKDGNQGYFPFAFAIMDSESDENWSWFFDNLAKVLTPEGRTITFVSDRNKGLIEGISNIFPTSHHAFCLDGLKKNLFSIFPATYAKFFQERIVDLFMRCAYAPTEAAFEFNLKNLKDEGGAPIKTFLENLPKENWSYAYFKGNGYDEICNNVSESFTSWVSELWMLPICQMVDGIGIKLMDIIAERNREAGQWSSVLCPEMERTLNETLIMDWQRKGFPCAHALVAVQKNSGCIYDYVGDFFKSSYFRSSYATLISPIPDIENATHEGSDDRVILPPLSRKCPGPMAKKLKSVEKLPRAIKCGRCGAVGRHNKKTCTANI, from the exons ATGGAACCCAAACTCGAATCAGG ACGACTGGAAAGTGCTACACTAGCAAAGTGCACTTATCGCTCAGTAGCATTCCTAACTGCATTGTATGAAAATAGCAAGTATGCGGACATTTGTGATGAGATTTGTTCAAGGTTTAAGGTACTGGACATAGGGAGCTTTGAGCTGACATATGCTATCCCTGATCACCCTAATTGTTTGCTGCAATCGGATATGGATGTGCGCATGATGTTGATGTGTCTAGAAATGTTGAATATTAGGATTGTTGATATATTAGTGAAGGATCGTGTGAATTCCAATATTGAAGGCGCTGGTCAAAATCATGTAGAGTCTGCAGGTTCTAATAACGTGCCTATTCATACAACACCTATGTCACGCACAGTAGAAAGTCACAGTGCCACTGGTGAGAATGAACACTTGGGGAATTCAACATCACATGAAGATAATGCATATTTGTCTCAAGGTTGGCGGGAATATATTAGTCATGCTGGTCAGAAGTTTGAGGGGGGAGTAACTGAATTCCGTAACAAGTTGCGTATGTATGCCATTGAGATGGGATTTCGTTTTGTTTACACAAGGAACGATAAGTTCCGCGTTATTGCTGAATGTTTTAAGAAGTCAGAGGGATGTAACTGGCATATATTTGGTGCCTCATGTCAAGCAAATGGCTATTTTTACATAAGGAGTTTGAATAATGTTCATACATGCACGAGCTGTACACGTGGGCCGAAAAGTAAGATGATGAGTTCAAAGATCATATCTTCTGTTATTGTGGATCAAATCCGTGAAAAACCAACAATTAAACCAGCAGATATTGTCAAGGATTTTAAGCAACAATATGGTCTTGATATCTCTTATCGTATTGCGTGGGCTGGGACAAAATTGGCTAAGAGCAAAGTTCATGGTGATGAATCCTTGTCTTATCATCAGTTGGTTTGGTATAGAGACGCTTTAATGTCTACCAATCCTGGATCACATTGTGTGTTGGAGTCTGATCCAGGGACTTCTCGTTTTCAGAGATTGTTTGTTTGCTACGGTGCTTGCATTGAGGGATTTCAGTGGTGCAGACCCCTGTTGTTCATAGATGCTATTTTTCTGAAAAGTAAGTATAAGGGACAGCTAATAGGTGCAACTGGGAAGGATGGAAATCAAG GATATTTTCCTTTTGCGTTTGCGATCATGGACTCTGAAAGCGATGAAAACTGGAGCTGGTTCTTTGATAATTTAGCAAAAGTTTTGACTCCGGAAGGCAGGACAATTACATTTGTATCTGATCGTAACAAAGGTTTGATTGAAGGTATTTCAAACATATTTCCTACATCTCATCATGCATTTTGTTTGGACGGTTTGAAGAAGAATCTTTTTTCAATATTTCCTGCTACGTATGCTAAATTTTTCCAAGAACGAATTGTTGATCTTTTTATGCGATGCGCCTACGCTCCAACGGAAGCTGCCTTCGAGTTTAATTTGAAAAATTTAAAAGATGAGGGTGGTGCTCCTATTAAGACTTTTCTTGAAAATCTTCCCAAGGAGAATTGGTCTTATGCTTATTTCAAGGGAAATGGATATGATGAGATATGTAACAATGTTTCTGAATCATTTACTTCTTGGGTTTCTGAGCTATGGATGCTTCCTATCTGCCAAATGGTTGATGGTATCGGGATTAAGCTCATGGATATAATAGCTGAAAGGAATCGTGAAGCAGGGCAATGGAGTTCTGTTTTGTGTCCTGAGATGGAGAGAACCTTGAACGAAACCTTGATCATGG ATTGGCAAAGAAAAGGCTTTCCCTGTGCTCATGCACTTGTTGCTGTTCAAAAGAATTCTGGCTGCATTTATGATTATGTTGGCGATTTCTTCAAGTCAAGTTACTTTAGAAGTTCGTATGCAACTCTTATTTCTCCCATACCCGACATTGAGAATGCAACGCATGAAGGTTCAGATGACAGAGTTATCTTGCCTCCTCTTTCAAGGAAGTGTCCAGGTCCGATGGCTAAAAAGCTTAAATCTGTTGAGAAACTACCCAGGGCCATAAAATGTGGTCGATGTGGTGCAGTTGGACGACATAACAAGAAGACGTGTACTGCGAATATTTGA
- the LOC133734288 gene encoding uncharacterized protein LOC133734288 isoform X1, with the protein MEPKLESGRLESATLAKCTYRSVAFLTALYENSKYADICDEICSRFKVLDIGSFELTYAIPDHPNCLLQSDMDVRMMLMCLEMLNIRIVDILVKDRVNSNIEGAGQNHVESAGSNNVPIHTTPMSRTVESHSATGENEHLGNSTSHEDNAYLSQGWREYISHAGQKFEGGVTEFRNKLRMYAIEMGFRFVYTRNDKFRVIAECFKKSEGCNWHIFGASCQANGYFYIRSLNNVHTCTSCTRGPKSKMMSSKIISSVIVDQIREKPTIKPADIVKDFKQQYGLDISYRIAWAGTKLAKSKVHGDESLSYHQLVWYRDALMSTNPGSHCVLESDPGTSRFQRLFVCYGACIEGFQWCRPLLFIDAIFLKSKYKGQLIGATGKDGNQGYFPFAFAIMDSESDENWSWFFDNLAKVLTPEGRTITFVSDRNKGLIEGISNIFPTSHHAFCLDGLKKNLFSIFPATYAKFFQERIVDLFMRCAYAPTEAAFEFNLKNLKDEGGAPIKTFLENLPKENWSYAYFKGNGYDEICNNVSESFTSWVSELWMLPICQMVDGIGIKLMDIIAERNREAGQWSSVLCPEMERTLNETLIMGKNWNVTCSSASVFEVHVEGTVTVDLSNHFCSCQDWQRKGFPCAHALVAVQKNSGCIYDYVGDFFKSSYFRSSYATLISPIPDIENATHEGSDDRVILPPLSRKCPGPMAKKLKSVEKLPRAIKCGRCGAVGRHNKKTCTANI; encoded by the exons ATGGAACCCAAACTCGAATCAGG ACGACTGGAAAGTGCTACACTAGCAAAGTGCACTTATCGCTCAGTAGCATTCCTAACTGCATTGTATGAAAATAGCAAGTATGCGGACATTTGTGATGAGATTTGTTCAAGGTTTAAGGTACTGGACATAGGGAGCTTTGAGCTGACATATGCTATCCCTGATCACCCTAATTGTTTGCTGCAATCGGATATGGATGTGCGCATGATGTTGATGTGTCTAGAAATGTTGAATATTAGGATTGTTGATATATTAGTGAAGGATCGTGTGAATTCCAATATTGAAGGCGCTGGTCAAAATCATGTAGAGTCTGCAGGTTCTAATAACGTGCCTATTCATACAACACCTATGTCACGCACAGTAGAAAGTCACAGTGCCACTGGTGAGAATGAACACTTGGGGAATTCAACATCACATGAAGATAATGCATATTTGTCTCAAGGTTGGCGGGAATATATTAGTCATGCTGGTCAGAAGTTTGAGGGGGGAGTAACTGAATTCCGTAACAAGTTGCGTATGTATGCCATTGAGATGGGATTTCGTTTTGTTTACACAAGGAACGATAAGTTCCGCGTTATTGCTGAATGTTTTAAGAAGTCAGAGGGATGTAACTGGCATATATTTGGTGCCTCATGTCAAGCAAATGGCTATTTTTACATAAGGAGTTTGAATAATGTTCATACATGCACGAGCTGTACACGTGGGCCGAAAAGTAAGATGATGAGTTCAAAGATCATATCTTCTGTTATTGTGGATCAAATCCGTGAAAAACCAACAATTAAACCAGCAGATATTGTCAAGGATTTTAAGCAACAATATGGTCTTGATATCTCTTATCGTATTGCGTGGGCTGGGACAAAATTGGCTAAGAGCAAAGTTCATGGTGATGAATCCTTGTCTTATCATCAGTTGGTTTGGTATAGAGACGCTTTAATGTCTACCAATCCTGGATCACATTGTGTGTTGGAGTCTGATCCAGGGACTTCTCGTTTTCAGAGATTGTTTGTTTGCTACGGTGCTTGCATTGAGGGATTTCAGTGGTGCAGACCCCTGTTGTTCATAGATGCTATTTTTCTGAAAAGTAAGTATAAGGGACAGCTAATAGGTGCAACTGGGAAGGATGGAAATCAAG GATATTTTCCTTTTGCGTTTGCGATCATGGACTCTGAAAGCGATGAAAACTGGAGCTGGTTCTTTGATAATTTAGCAAAAGTTTTGACTCCGGAAGGCAGGACAATTACATTTGTATCTGATCGTAACAAAGGTTTGATTGAAGGTATTTCAAACATATTTCCTACATCTCATCATGCATTTTGTTTGGACGGTTTGAAGAAGAATCTTTTTTCAATATTTCCTGCTACGTATGCTAAATTTTTCCAAGAACGAATTGTTGATCTTTTTATGCGATGCGCCTACGCTCCAACGGAAGCTGCCTTCGAGTTTAATTTGAAAAATTTAAAAGATGAGGGTGGTGCTCCTATTAAGACTTTTCTTGAAAATCTTCCCAAGGAGAATTGGTCTTATGCTTATTTCAAGGGAAATGGATATGATGAGATATGTAACAATGTTTCTGAATCATTTACTTCTTGGGTTTCTGAGCTATGGATGCTTCCTATCTGCCAAATGGTTGATGGTATCGGGATTAAGCTCATGGATATAATAGCTGAAAGGAATCGTGAAGCAGGGCAATGGAGTTCTGTTTTGTGTCCTGAGATGGAGAGAACCTTGAACGAAACCTTGATCATGGGTAAGAATTGGAATGTTACTTGTTCTAGTGCTTCTGTTTTTGAGGTTCATGTGGAGGGTACTGTTACTGTTGATTTGAGTAATCATTTTTGCTCTTGTCAAGATTGGCAAAGAAAAGGCTTTCCCTGTGCTCATGCACTTGTTGCTGTTCAAAAGAATTCTGGCTGCATTTATGATTATGTTGGCGATTTCTTCAAGTCAAGTTACTTTAGAAGTTCGTATGCAACTCTTATTTCTCCCATACCCGACATTGAGAATGCAACGCATGAAGGTTCAGATGACAGAGTTATCTTGCCTCCTCTTTCAAGGAAGTGTCCAGGTCCGATGGCTAAAAAGCTTAAATCTGTTGAGAAACTACCCAGGGCCATAAAATGTGGTCGATGTGGTGCAGTTGGACGACATAACAAGAAGACGTGTACTGCGAATATTTGA